The Spirochaetota bacterium genome has a segment encoding these proteins:
- a CDS encoding M28 family peptidase, whose product MIALLSPDSREKKNVKKNTREIIRHLSVDIGERTIRKYDNLERTRRYIIEYFTRYGYPPWEEPYEAGGHSVYNIVTEIPGTEKPDTIIVVGAHYDTIEDTPGADDNASGIAGLLELYRLLSPLRFRKTVRFVAFTLEEPPFFSTELMGSMVYAKSCRKRKENIELMVCLEMIGYGSRRCHQDYPLNHNLKEFPIHGNYMSVISLPSNAPYVYLWKKIYNDRARWKIYEYIGPASIPGMDLSDHMSFIRSGYRAIMISDTGFYRNKNYHSPDDTFETINFRLLAETVFDSHVALKEILDMDIKI is encoded by the coding sequence ATGATAGCGCTCTTATCCCCCGACTCCCGTGAGAAAAAAAACGTTAAAAAAAATACCCGGGAAATAATCCGCCATCTTTCCGTTGATATCGGGGAGCGGACCATACGAAAATACGACAACCTGGAGCGGACGAGGCGGTATATTATCGAGTATTTCACCCGGTACGGATATCCCCCCTGGGAGGAGCCCTATGAGGCGGGCGGTCACAGCGTGTACAATATCGTGACCGAGATCCCCGGGACCGAGAAGCCGGATACCATCATAGTCGTCGGCGCTCATTACGACACCATCGAGGACACGCCCGGCGCGGACGACAACGCGTCGGGCATCGCCGGGCTTCTGGAGCTCTACCGGCTGCTCTCGCCGCTGCGGTTCAGAAAAACGGTCCGCTTCGTGGCCTTCACCCTGGAGGAGCCGCCCTTCTTTTCAACGGAGCTAATGGGAAGCATGGTCTACGCCAAAAGCTGCCGCAAGCGGAAAGAGAACATCGAGCTGATGGTGTGCCTCGAAATGATCGGGTACGGATCGAGACGATGCCACCAGGATTACCCCCTGAACCACAACCTGAAGGAGTTCCCGATCCATGGGAATTACATGAGCGTGATATCGCTCCCGTCCAACGCGCCCTACGTGTATCTATGGAAAAAGATCTACAATGACCGTGCCCGGTGGAAAATTTACGAATACATCGGCCCCGCGTCGATCCCGGGCATGGACCTGTCCGATCACATGTCCTTCATCCGCTCCGGGTACCGGGCCATCATGATATCGGACACCGGTTTCTATCGCAACAAGAACTACCATTCGCCGGACGACACCTTTGAGACGATCAACTTCAGGCTCCTGGCGGAAACCGTCTTCGACTCCCACGTGGCGTTGAAGGAGATCCTGGACATGGACATCAAAATCTGA
- the rlmD gene encoding 23S rRNA (uracil(1939)-C(5))-methyltransferase RlmD: MKKKEKQYISQLIEKYRGAGTAPPCPHFGQCGGCLFQDMDYGDQLALKREMVNDILQGIAAVDSVHPSDPYRYRSRMDMVTAFGRIGLRRRGSFRAVVDVTGCQIMREKTDNLYRKARPFLENIEGYDYLRHQGYLRYAVLREARYTGQVMLNFVVAEKENRLSSVIDAVRDDVDSISIIHHGGRADLSYGDIMETVKGGYIEESFEGVRYRITPNSFFQSNAGIAVQMYRRIRDHARGRVLDLCAGVGSISLFIAGAAERVTGVELNPEAVEIAGANREINGINNAEFVCADAAEFLGTGPGAYDTIVMDPPRTGMQRAVMERIDRMNAGTILYMSCNPKTFRDDVLMLENYRVESVEAFDMFPQTPHVELFCVLRPRSGDVRF, translated from the coding sequence TTGAAAAAAAAAGAAAAGCAATACATAAGCCAGCTTATTGAAAAATACCGCGGCGCCGGAACAGCCCCGCCCTGCCCACACTTCGGCCAGTGCGGCGGATGCCTCTTCCAGGACATGGACTACGGCGACCAGCTTGCCCTGAAGCGGGAGATGGTGAACGACATCCTCCAGGGCATCGCGGCGGTCGACTCCGTCCATCCGTCGGACCCCTACCGGTACCGGAGCCGCATGGACATGGTGACGGCCTTCGGCAGGATAGGCCTCCGCCGCCGCGGGAGCTTCCGCGCCGTTGTGGACGTGACAGGCTGCCAGATCATGCGGGAAAAGACGGACAACCTGTACCGGAAGGCGCGCCCCTTTCTGGAAAATATCGAGGGATACGATTATCTCCGCCACCAGGGATATCTCCGGTACGCGGTGCTCCGGGAGGCCCGCTATACCGGCCAGGTGATGCTGAATTTCGTGGTGGCGGAAAAGGAGAACAGGCTCTCCTCCGTGATCGACGCCGTCCGCGACGACGTCGATTCGATCTCTATCATCCATCACGGCGGCCGCGCGGACCTGAGCTATGGCGATATCATGGAAACGGTCAAGGGAGGATACATAGAAGAGTCCTTTGAGGGCGTCCGCTACCGCATCACCCCGAACTCCTTTTTCCAGTCCAATGCCGGGATCGCGGTGCAAATGTACCGCCGCATCAGGGACCATGCCCGCGGCAGGGTCCTGGACCTCTGCGCCGGGGTCGGCAGCATCTCGCTCTTCATCGCAGGCGCTGCCGAAAGGGTCACCGGGGTCGAGCTGAACCCGGAGGCCGTTGAAATCGCCGGCGCCAACAGGGAGATCAACGGGATCAACAACGCGGAATTCGTCTGTGCGGACGCCGCGGAGTTTCTCGGGACCGGGCCGGGCGCCTACGATACCATCGTCATGGACCCGCCCCGGACGGGCATGCAGCGGGCCGTCATGGAGCGCATCGATCGCATGAACGCCGGAACGATCCTGTACATGTCGTGCAATCCGAAGACCTTCCGCGACGATGTTCTGATGCTGGAAAATTACAGGGTGGAATCGGTGGAGGCCTTTGACATGTTCCCCCAGACCCCCCACGTTGAGCTGTTCTGCGTGTTGCGGCCGCGCAGCGGGGACGTCAGATTTTGA
- a CDS encoding DUF4080 domain-containing protein, whose product MKKIILAGINARYTHSCLALYCLKSALRGLDVETVVRDFSINRNAGEIMKEIASEKADVIALSVYIWNSGLVRELIPALHEKCGGVLLVLGGPEVSYNPASWLEAFPFIDFIVTGHGEEGFRTLAEKGFRNEEKIIAVPNPPFGDMPIPYTEEDLEGLRTRYVYYESSRGCPYRCTYCLSSRSDHKLEMKDIETVKKELDFILRDGPRLVKFVDRTFNAAKNHSRALWRYLKDKYGDGPTTFHFEVHPHLLEEEDFEILSQCPEGLFQFEVGVQSTNPETVAAVKRAGQWPGERAALERLLALGTIRVHCDLIAGLPFDDMASIEGSFNDCYHLRPDHLQLGFLKVLPGTEMMYDAGRYSIVYSEKAPYRVLENRWVSGEDLALLDRMAFLVDRLYNTGRFETFLSVLLGRFASPFAMFRELTLFRDGSEASMDRGWESGARFLMAFIDSRFPGDKQFFLDAMEWDWCARSRSLYFPNLIKPEGLSELKKKIFSHYKGLAGKGPAMDGGIRFDLSDLKRSLFFEPRSDEFRLRHMGGAAVAIFLPDKRVIMLKL is encoded by the coding sequence ATGAAAAAAATAATCCTCGCCGGCATTAATGCGCGCTATACCCATTCCTGCCTCGCACTGTACTGTTTGAAGTCAGCTTTGCGCGGCCTTGACGTTGAGACCGTGGTGCGGGATTTTTCCATCAACCGTAATGCCGGGGAGATCATGAAGGAGATAGCCTCTGAAAAGGCCGACGTCATCGCCCTATCCGTGTACATCTGGAACTCCGGGCTGGTCCGCGAGCTCATTCCCGCCCTCCACGAAAAATGCGGGGGCGTCCTCCTGGTCCTGGGCGGACCGGAAGTGAGCTATAATCCGGCCTCCTGGCTGGAGGCCTTCCCTTTCATAGATTTTATTGTCACCGGCCATGGCGAAGAAGGCTTCAGGACCCTGGCTGAAAAAGGATTCAGGAACGAAGAAAAAATCATCGCCGTTCCCAATCCTCCCTTTGGCGACATGCCTATCCCCTATACGGAAGAAGACCTGGAAGGTCTCCGCACCAGGTATGTCTATTATGAATCATCCAGGGGATGTCCTTACCGGTGCACCTATTGCCTCTCATCCCGGTCAGACCATAAATTGGAAATGAAGGACATAGAAACCGTAAAAAAGGAGCTGGATTTCATTCTTCGCGACGGTCCGCGGCTGGTCAAGTTCGTTGACCGCACCTTTAACGCGGCAAAGAATCACAGCCGCGCCCTGTGGCGCTATCTTAAGGATAAGTATGGTGACGGCCCCACGACCTTTCATTTTGAAGTGCACCCCCATCTCCTGGAAGAGGAGGATTTTGAGATCCTCTCACAATGCCCAGAGGGCCTGTTCCAGTTCGAGGTCGGGGTCCAGTCCACGAACCCGGAAACGGTAGCGGCGGTGAAGCGTGCCGGCCAGTGGCCCGGGGAACGGGCGGCGCTGGAGCGGCTCCTCGCTCTCGGGACCATCCGGGTCCACTGTGATCTCATCGCCGGACTTCCCTTTGATGACATGGCGTCGATCGAGGGGTCTTTCAACGATTGTTACCATCTGCGGCCCGACCATCTCCAGCTGGGCTTCCTCAAGGTCCTTCCGGGCACGGAGATGATGTATGACGCCGGCCGGTACAGCATTGTCTATTCAGAAAAAGCTCCCTACCGGGTTCTTGAAAACCGGTGGGTAAGCGGAGAGGACCTTGCTCTCCTCGATCGAATGGCGTTCCTCGTGGACCGCCTCTACAACACCGGACGGTTTGAGACATTTCTGTCGGTGCTGCTCGGCCGCTTTGCATCGCCCTTCGCGATGTTCCGCGAGCTGACGCTGTTCAGGGATGGAAGCGAAGCCTCCATGGACAGGGGCTGGGAATCGGGGGCGCGGTTTCTCATGGCGTTTATTGACTCGCGGTTCCCCGGAGATAAACAATTTTTTCTCGACGCCATGGAGTGGGATTGGTGCGCCCGATCACGGTCTTTGTATTTTCCGAACCTGATCAAGCCTGAAGGCCTTTCCGAATTGAAAAAGAAAATCTTTTCCCATTATAAAGGCCTTGCCGGAAAAGGGCCGGCCATGGATGGTGGTATCCGCTTCGATCTGTCGGACCTGAAAAGGTCCCTTTTCTTTGAACCTCGATCGGATGAATTCAGGCTGCGGCACATGGGGGGCGCGGCAGTGGCCATCTTTCTTCCGGATAAAAGGGTAATCATGTTGAAGCTTTGA
- a CDS encoding ankyrin repeat domain-containing protein → MKRITLILALLIILPNGIRCASIQDKDEIYGGITGAVAGNEVEEVRHILSRGFNPNHRFVDGWTLLHIAARWDYTRVMNLCFDTGSNKTGIFTKTQKTDAETKQARDMMALLADKGGDVNMKAADGNTPLHIILGSLQTVSPDVPSIPPVEGRISSRFGWRGSPFDNNSDYHRAIDIAAKNGTPVHATANGVVALTGVSQTLGNFIILQHRNGYQSVYGHCHLFAVRKNSPVRRGAVIGYVGMTGAASGDHCHYEVRLNGALMNPIEFINGKIIIETQHAIARGIIEALLSEKAAVNARNRDGRTPLIEAAAKSAALSRLLIDRGADINASDENGITPLHMAAAGDPDLVRLLLQKGAAASPRTGSCCAIGGSLFPQGTTPLSVALKFENAVIAKLLREGGAVE, encoded by the coding sequence ATGAAAAGAATTACACTCATACTCGCCTTGTTAATAATCCTGCCGAACGGGATCCGGTGCGCCTCCATCCAGGATAAGGATGAGATCTACGGCGGCATCACCGGCGCCGTCGCCGGCAACGAGGTTGAGGAAGTGCGCCATATTCTTTCGCGCGGCTTCAATCCGAACCACCGCTTTGTTGACGGGTGGACCCTCCTCCATATTGCCGCGCGGTGGGACTACACCAGGGTCATGAATCTATGCTTCGACACCGGCAGCAATAAAACCGGCATCTTTACAAAAACTCAGAAAACCGACGCCGAAACGAAACAGGCCCGCGACATGATGGCCCTCCTCGCCGATAAAGGGGGCGACGTCAACATGAAGGCCGCTGACGGGAACACGCCGCTCCATATAATCCTCGGCTCCCTGCAGACCGTATCGCCCGACGTTCCGTCCATCCCTCCCGTGGAGGGGCGGATATCCTCCCGGTTCGGATGGAGAGGGTCCCCTTTTGACAACAACAGCGACTATCACCGCGCCATCGATATCGCGGCAAAAAACGGGACCCCCGTTCACGCCACGGCAAACGGCGTCGTTGCCCTCACCGGCGTGAGCCAGACCCTGGGTAATTTTATAATCCTCCAGCACCGGAACGGGTACCAGTCCGTATACGGCCACTGTCACCTCTTTGCTGTCAGGAAGAACTCCCCCGTGCGCCGCGGAGCCGTCATCGGCTATGTCGGCATGACCGGGGCGGCCAGCGGAGACCACTGCCATTACGAGGTCCGCCTGAACGGCGCCCTCATGAACCCGATCGAATTCATCAACGGCAAAATTATCATTGAAACGCAGCACGCCATTGCCCGGGGCATCATCGAGGCGCTGCTCTCAGAAAAAGCGGCCGTGAACGCCCGCAACAGAGACGGACGGACGCCCCTCATCGAGGCCGCCGCGAAAAGCGCCGCCCTATCCCGCCTCCTGATAGACCGGGGGGCCGACATCAACGCCTCTGACGAGAATGGCATAACCCCCCTTCACATGGCGGCGGCGGGCGACCCCGACCTTGTGCGCCTCCTGCTTCAGAAGGGCGCCGCGGCAAGCCCCCGTACCGGGTCCTGCTGCGCCATCGGCGGCTCTCTCTTTCCCCAGGGGACCACGCCCCTCTCGGTGGCCCTCAAATTCGAAAATGCCGTGATAGCCAAATTGCTCAGGGAAGGCGGCGCCGTTGAATGA
- a CDS encoding DUF3800 domain-containing protein, whose protein sequence is MKPEKEYIIFCDESDSRGKYYSNFYGGLIVGASQYQRITNRLNVLKTQLNFHGEIKWNKVTERYLQKYIEFIKVLFDEISENNIKIRIMFRQNAYVPVGLSREQTEQEYFLLYYQFLKHAFGLEFINHTSPGTRIRIYLDKLPDTAEKIERFKGYILGLQKNSKLKVANVVMHKEDITEIRSHDHVLAQCIDILLGSISFRLNDKHKEKIPGKKRRGSRTKAKEALYKVILQEIRKIHKNFNIGVSTGLQGNNINAWNSPYMHWRFVPNHSDYNHDLTKRGKK, encoded by the coding sequence GTGAAGCCAGAAAAAGAATATATAATTTTTTGCGATGAATCAGATTCCAGAGGAAAATATTATTCAAATTTCTATGGTGGGCTTATCGTCGGTGCTTCACAATATCAAAGGATTACCAACAGATTAAATGTATTGAAAACTCAACTCAATTTTCATGGTGAAATCAAGTGGAATAAAGTTACAGAACGATATCTTCAAAAATACATAGAATTTATAAAAGTTTTGTTCGATGAAATTTCGGAAAACAATATTAAAATCAGGATAATGTTTCGTCAAAATGCCTATGTTCCGGTTGGCCTTTCACGTGAACAGACTGAACAGGAATATTTTCTGTTGTATTACCAATTTCTAAAACACGCTTTTGGATTAGAATTTATCAATCATACATCACCAGGGACCAGGATTCGAATATATCTGGATAAATTGCCTGACACAGCGGAAAAAATTGAACGATTTAAAGGGTATATACTCGGCCTTCAAAAAAATTCTAAACTAAAGGTGGCAAACGTAGTAATGCACAAAGAAGACATAACAGAAATACGTTCTCATGACCATGTGCTTGCGCAGTGCATTGATATATTATTGGGTTCAATTTCATTCAGGCTTAACGATAAACATAAAGAAAAAATTCCTGGTAAAAAAAGGAGAGGTAGTCGAACTAAAGCGAAAGAGGCCTTATACAAAGTGATTTTACAAGAAATACGAAAAATTCATAAAAATTTTAACATCGGTGTCTCAACGGGTCTTCAGGGAAACAATATAAACGCATGGAATTCCCCTTATATGCACTGGCGGTTTGTTCCAAATCATTCAGATTATAATCATGATCTTACAAAGCGCGGTAAAAAATAA
- a CDS encoding DEAD/DEAH box helicase family protein — MNEAETRAEHIDPALAEAGWGVVDGSRVRREYPITPGRIEGLGRRGKALSADYVLEYHNTKLAVIEAKAWDEELTEGVAQAKNYAGKLAIRFTYSSNGQGIYSIDMETSHEEEITHFPTPEELWNKTFVEQNTWRDRFAAVPFEDKGGSHPSRYYQDIAIERVMEAIAANQQRILLTLATGTGKTFIAFQIAWKLFYSRWNLSREPSRRPRILFLADRNILANQAYNAFSSFPEDAMVRVSPEDIKKKGKVPKNGSLFFTIFQTFMSGPPKDGKPSPYFGEYPPDFFDFIIIDECHRGGANDESNWRGIMEYFEPAVQLGLTATPKRKDNVDTYAYFGEPVYIYSLKDGINDGFLTPFKVKQISTTLDEYVYTPDDKLVEGEIEVGKLYTEDDFNKIIEIKEREKKRVEIFMSQIDQREKTLIFCATQNHALAVRDLVNQLKKIKDPNYCQRVTANDGELGEQHLRDFQDNEKTIPTILTSSQKLSTGVDARNIRNIVLMRPINSIIEFKQIIGRGTRLYDGKDYFTIYDFVKAHHHFSDPEWDGEPLEPETCPKCGLYPCQCEKQPPQPCPTCGKQPCECPCRICGKRPCVCVKRKRKPAKVKLADGKERSIQHMMCTTFWHPDGTPMSAQQFMEMLFGKLPEFFKDEAELRALWSVPDTRKKLLDGLADKGFGKDQLAEMQKIIDAEKSDLFDVLAHVAYALPPLTREERAARAKIVISTHFSTKQQTFLDFVLSHYVTVGVDELAQEKLTPLLRLKYHDSIADAVADLGKPELIGKIFSGFQKYLYQQPVTA, encoded by the coding sequence ATGAACGAAGCCGAAACCAGAGCCGAGCATATTGATCCTGCACTTGCAGAGGCGGGCTGGGGGGTAGTAGATGGCAGCCGTGTACGACGTGAATATCCGATCACGCCGGGCCGCATCGAAGGTCTTGGTCGGAGAGGGAAAGCTCTCTCCGCTGATTACGTGCTGGAATATCATAATACAAAGTTGGCGGTAATCGAGGCCAAAGCATGGGATGAGGAATTGACCGAGGGTGTGGCGCAGGCAAAGAATTATGCTGGAAAGCTGGCCATTCGTTTCACTTATTCCAGTAATGGACAGGGGATCTATAGCATAGATATGGAGACCAGCCATGAGGAGGAAATCACGCATTTCCCAACACCGGAGGAACTCTGGAATAAAACCTTCGTGGAGCAAAACACCTGGCGTGATCGCTTTGCTGCCGTACCATTCGAAGATAAGGGCGGGTCACATCCGAGTCGCTATTATCAAGATATTGCTATTGAGCGAGTAATGGAAGCTATCGCCGCAAACCAGCAGCGCATCCTGCTCACGCTTGCTACTGGCACGGGGAAGACATTTATCGCCTTTCAGATTGCATGGAAGTTGTTTTATTCACGCTGGAATTTAAGCCGTGAACCCTCGCGACGTCCCCGCATTTTATTTCTGGCAGATCGCAACATACTCGCAAATCAGGCCTATAACGCCTTTTCCTCCTTCCCTGAAGACGCGATGGTGCGGGTATCACCGGAGGACATCAAGAAGAAAGGAAAGGTTCCCAAGAATGGCAGCCTGTTCTTTACAATATTTCAGACCTTTATGAGCGGACCGCCCAAGGATGGCAAGCCCAGCCCGTATTTTGGCGAGTATCCACCTGATTTCTTCGATTTCATTATAATCGACGAGTGTCATCGAGGCGGTGCGAACGACGAAAGCAACTGGCGTGGCATCATGGAATATTTCGAGCCTGCCGTACAGCTCGGCCTGACCGCTACGCCCAAGCGCAAGGACAACGTGGACACATACGCCTATTTCGGCGAGCCGGTGTATATCTATTCGCTTAAGGATGGTATCAATGACGGATTCCTGACGCCATTTAAAGTAAAGCAAATCTCTACTACGCTTGACGAGTACGTTTACACACCTGATGACAAACTGGTTGAAGGTGAGATTGAGGTCGGGAAATTATATACGGAAGACGACTTCAATAAGATCATAGAGATCAAAGAGCGAGAGAAAAAGCGGGTCGAGATTTTCATGTCCCAGATCGACCAGCGGGAGAAAACCCTTATTTTCTGCGCAACCCAGAACCACGCTTTAGCTGTGCGTGACCTCGTTAACCAATTGAAAAAAATCAAGGACCCGAACTATTGCCAGCGGGTCACTGCTAACGATGGGGAGTTGGGTGAGCAACATCTCCGCGACTTTCAGGATAACGAGAAAACCATCCCGACGATCCTGACTTCCTCGCAGAAACTCTCCACCGGCGTGGATGCCCGCAATATCAGAAATATTGTGTTAATGCGCCCAATTAACTCTATAATTGAGTTTAAACAGATAATTGGCCGTGGGACACGACTCTATGACGGTAAGGATTACTTTACAATATATGACTTTGTAAAGGCACATCATCATTTTAGCGATCCAGAATGGGATGGAGAGCCGTTGGAGCCTGAAACATGCCCCAAATGTGGATTATACCCATGCCAATGCGAAAAGCAACCACCTCAACCTTGTCCGACATGCGGTAAGCAACCTTGTGAATGTCCTTGCCGGATATGCGGGAAGAGGCCGTGTGTATGTGTCAAAAGAAAGAGAAAGCCGGCGAAGGTCAAACTCGCTGATGGTAAAGAGCGATCGATTCAGCATATGATGTGTACTACGTTCTGGCATCCGGACGGTACGCCCATGTCTGCGCAGCAGTTCATGGAAATGTTGTTCGGCAAGCTACCGGAGTTTTTCAAGGATGAAGCCGAGTTGCGTGCCTTATGGAGTGTGCCGGATACCCGCAAGAAACTACTGGATGGGCTCGCGGACAAGGGGTTTGGCAAAGACCAGTTGGCCGAAATGCAAAAGATCATTGATGCCGAGAAGAGTGACCTTTTTGATGTATTAGCCCATGTGGCCTATGCATTGCCACCATTGACTCGGGAAGAACGAGCTGCCAGGGCTAAAATCGTTATCAGCACCCATTTCTCCACAAAACAGCAGACCTTCCTCGACTTCGTGCTGTCACATTATGTGACTGTCGGGGTTGATGAACTTGCCCAAGAAAAGCTGACGCCGCTGCTCCGTCTAAAATATCACGACTCCATTGCCGATGCTGTGGCCGATCTTGGCAAACCGGAATTGATCGGAAAGATATTCAGCGGGTTTCAAAAATACCTATATCAACAACCGGTTACAGCATGA
- a CDS encoding restriction endonuclease subunit S: MNDNLILSLRTLRNEIAHGIHQPEALAKRIHDLGISIPPDDIQWFATELMRGFHSSGEHFVPSFLIDVISLIIEGRSANIVVDPWAGFGVLASTVQKFVQAKRTLACNTNYGNSALARVLSPHLDWHTGDPLEFINGLTETLDVVASVLPFGMRISRDVAIKNLFGESISGTEERFNGDLGQIILVTASMRLSSDGIGLFVVPPSFFFTQRSTLHDLPKYGLGIEAALALPAGSFSPYTSIPTYLIVVKKQVISEMFVAQLSQDIRTNQQIISNMIEQRVDGTLELGRLVKPTDFRGIEPLRLNEQFRKTEDRYSVPAMSLDELSKSIKLGRPGDDFNFPDAQNALYIPLIGLSDVIETIDDMTLKKQNYAQVVIDKERSDARFVAHFLNSELGRSMREMQKSGVTIQKLNTTGLKGIQVFIPNLGTQNKILEIETKLETEKNTLLSLQNDLASMRRELWSNPKSMSEVDSHLNKLSKRLSVDIMPQAAISLDQWFETLPFPLASILRAWQATSSLDYKTRYEHLLHFFEAAAEFISVILLSAFSSNIEFFSEHRTKLITAWKKQNISLERASFGTWKIAVEYLGKQTRNLLSAEKDKRSLCAEIFADPSLDFAQMLSNQELAAIISAGNKMRNDWSGHGGIVGESEAKLRNEKLLSEVHKLRDIMADSWTRIEMIQCLGCKPRRGKFDNEVAILKGSNSEFLKETRPMSSWLDVERLYLISNESDRPLLLLPLVNIGPSPNSAKNACYFYSRVEQDGLRFVSYHYVDQSERKDKFDDASNAISFLTNRDSVII; the protein is encoded by the coding sequence ATGAATGACAATCTTATACTATCACTTCGAACCCTACGGAACGAGATAGCACATGGTATTCATCAACCTGAAGCTTTAGCGAAACGGATACATGATCTTGGGATATCCATTCCACCCGATGATATCCAATGGTTTGCGACTGAGCTGATGCGAGGTTTTCATAGTTCAGGTGAGCATTTCGTACCATCATTTCTTATTGATGTAATTTCGTTAATTATTGAAGGACGTTCTGCTAACATCGTGGTTGATCCATGGGCTGGATTCGGTGTCTTGGCTTCAACAGTCCAAAAATTCGTTCAGGCAAAAAGGACACTTGCATGTAATACAAACTACGGTAATTCTGCACTTGCACGAGTGCTGTCTCCACACTTGGATTGGCATACTGGTGATCCCCTCGAATTTATTAACGGATTAACTGAGACACTTGATGTAGTCGCGTCTGTGTTGCCGTTTGGAATGCGTATTTCTCGGGATGTGGCAATTAAGAATCTTTTTGGAGAATCTATCTCTGGTACTGAAGAAAGATTTAACGGTGATTTGGGCCAAATCATTCTGGTGACTGCTTCCATGAGGTTATCTTCAGATGGTATTGGCCTTTTTGTTGTACCACCAAGTTTCTTTTTCACCCAGAGATCCACTCTGCATGATCTTCCTAAATATGGGCTTGGAATTGAAGCAGCGTTGGCATTGCCCGCGGGCAGTTTTTCTCCATATACAAGCATCCCTACATACCTTATTGTCGTGAAGAAGCAGGTGATTTCAGAGATGTTTGTTGCTCAACTCTCACAAGATATCCGGACAAATCAGCAAATTATCTCGAACATGATAGAACAGAGGGTTGACGGAACATTGGAACTTGGGCGACTTGTAAAACCAACAGATTTTCGAGGTATTGAACCATTACGATTAAATGAACAATTTCGAAAGACAGAAGATCGATATAGTGTACCTGCTATGTCTTTGGATGAATTGTCCAAATCGATAAAACTTGGCCGACCAGGCGATGATTTCAATTTCCCGGATGCTCAAAATGCTTTATATATCCCATTGATTGGATTAAGCGACGTCATTGAAACAATAGATGATATGACTCTCAAAAAGCAAAACTATGCACAAGTCGTTATTGATAAAGAACGATCAGATGCTCGGTTTGTGGCTCATTTTTTAAACTCTGAACTCGGACGCTCGATGCGAGAGATGCAAAAGTCTGGAGTTACAATACAAAAACTCAACACTACAGGTTTAAAGGGAATACAAGTTTTCATCCCGAACCTTGGAACTCAGAATAAAATTCTTGAAATCGAAACAAAATTGGAGACCGAAAAAAATACTCTTCTCAGCCTGCAGAATGACCTTGCATCAATGAGACGCGAACTCTGGTCCAATCCAAAAAGTATGTCGGAAGTAGATTCACATTTAAATAAATTATCAAAACGACTATCAGTAGATATCATGCCACAGGCTGCCATTTCGCTGGATCAGTGGTTTGAAACACTTCCTTTCCCACTTGCATCTATACTCCGAGCATGGCAGGCCACATCAAGCCTGGATTATAAGACCAGATATGAACATCTGTTGCACTTTTTCGAAGCAGCCGCTGAGTTTATTAGTGTTATTTTATTAAGTGCTTTTTCATCAAACATCGAATTTTTTTCTGAACACCGTACAAAACTCATAACTGCATGGAAGAAACAGAATATAAGTCTCGAAAGAGCATCATTCGGAACATGGAAGATCGCTGTAGAATACCTCGGTAAACAAACGAGAAATCTTTTATCTGCTGAAAAAGATAAACGAAGTCTCTGTGCCGAAATCTTTGCTGATCCATCTCTTGATTTTGCTCAAATGCTGTCAAATCAAGAACTGGCAGCCATAATATCTGCGGGCAATAAGATGCGTAACGATTGGAGTGGACATGGTGGTATTGTAGGCGAATCAGAAGCAAAGTTAAGAAATGAAAAGTTGCTATCCGAAGTCCATAAACTTCGTGACATTATGGCAGATAGTTGGACTCGAATAGAAATGATCCAATGCCTTGGCTGTAAACCTCGTCGAGGTAAATTTGATAATGAAGTTGCCATTTTAAAAGGCAGTAATAGTGAGTTTTTAAAGGAGACTCGGCCAATGTCATCATGGCTTGATGTTGAACGGCTTTACTTGATTTCCAACGAAAGCGATCGGCCTCTTTTACTGTTACCTCTGGTGAACATAGGACCATCTCCCAATTCAGCAAAGAATGCCTGTTATTTTTACAGCCGTGTAGAACAAGACGGTTTAAGGTTTGTCTCGTACCATTATGTGGATCAATCGGAGAGGAAAGATAAATTTGATGATGCTTCGAATGCAATTAGCTTTTTAACCAATAGAGACTCAGTTATAATATAA